A portion of the Amyelois transitella isolate CPQ chromosome 2, ilAmyTran1.1, whole genome shotgun sequence genome contains these proteins:
- the LOC106143649 gene encoding mitochondrial import inner membrane translocase subunit Tim21 codes for MTIISKLVPSLRLSKTVCFFPGSISVSNFRLTRYYSTEKGSGLTKSEERADVSIDVRPLGEKIKETTKTVSYTGVILLGIGVTGIIFYYVFRELFSSNSANSIYSAALEKCKNDPRIEDALGAPIKGYGEETTRRRRTHVSHAVYEKDGAKHMRMRFYIKGIRNKAVVELDMKQNDYGNYMCRYLLVQLDDYSGKTFIIEDNRAELDHVKPDASGFPTLTLTQ; via the exons atgaccattatttcaaaacttgTACCTTCCCTTCGCTTGTCAAAAACTGTGTGTTTCTTTCCTGGCTCTAtatctgtatcaaattttCGGCTTACTCGTTATTATTCAACAGAGAAAGGTAGTGGTTTGACAAAAAGTGAAGAAAGAGCTGATGTCTCTATTGATGTTCGCCCTCTCggtgaaaaaattaaagaaaccaCCAAAACAGTATCTTATACTGGTGTTATTTTACTAGGCATTGGGGTCACCgggattatattttattatgtattcaGAGAACTTTTTTCCAGCAATAGCGCTAATAGCATATATTCAGCAGCTCTGGAGAAATGCaagaat GATCCAAGAATAGAGGATGCACTCGGAGCTCCTATAAAAGGTTATGGTGAAGAGACCACTAGAAGGAGACGCACGCATGTTAGTCATGCTGTGTATGAGAAAGATGGAGCTAAACATATGAGGATGAGGTTCTACATCAAGGGGATTAGGAATAAAGCTGTTGTTGAACTTGACATGAAACAG aatGATTATGGAAATTATATGTGCAGATATTTATTGGTCCAGCTTGATGATTATAGTGGTAAGACTTTTATAATAGAAGACAACAGAGCAGAGCTTGATCATGTGAAACCTGATGCAAGTGGATTCCCCACTCTTACTTTAACTCAGTGA